A single window of Uloborus diversus isolate 005 chromosome 5, Udiv.v.3.1, whole genome shotgun sequence DNA harbors:
- the LOC129223444 gene encoding acid phosphatase type 7-like, which produces MYFKSVIVFLCFYACAHTVFSVVNDQPVVNTQPEQVHLSCGNSPTEMMVTWVTMDPTNTSTVEYGLRKLDHTQTGTVSKFVDGGSEARVLFIHRVLLTDLKPNTEYVYHCGSDDGWSAIFWFTTLKTGTDWSPNFAIFGDLGNVNGQSIPRLQEEVQKNHFDVLLHVGDIAYNMDTDNARVGDEFMRQMEPIAAYVPYMTCVGNHEYAYNFSNYVNRFSMLNQEREINNLFYSFDVGPAHIIAFSTEFYFYVNYGWTQIVHQYEWLENELKKANLPENRAERPWIITMGHRPMYCSTDDSDDCTHKESIIRKGIPLLGAFGLEDLFYKYGVDLELWAHEHVYERMWPVYDRKVYNGSLDAPYTNPKAPVHIITGSAGCQEKLDPFVPNPPPWSAVRISDYGFTRMKIYNKTHLYMEQVSDDQNGRVVDKMLLIKEKHGPEAWL; this is translated from the coding sequence ATGTATTTTAAATCTGTGATTGTTTTCCTATGCTTTTATGCATGTGCACATACAGTTTTTTCCGTAGTGAATGATCAGCCCGTGGTGAACACTCAGCCTGAGCAAGTGCATTTATCCTGTGGAAATTCACCTACAGAGATGATGGTGACCTGGGTTACAATGGATCCAACGAACACTTCAACTGTAGAATACGGACTGCGAAAATTGGATCACACACAAACAGGTACTGTGAGCAAATTTGTTGATGGTGGATCTGAAGCCCGCGTGTTATTTATTCACAGAGTTTTATTGACTGATTTAAAGCCAAATACAGAGTATGTGTACCATTGTGGTAGTGATGATGGCTGGAGTGCAATTTTCTGGTTTACAACTCTAAAAACTGGCACCGACTGGAGTCCCAACTTTGCCATTTTTGGGGACTTGGGAAATGTTAATGGACAATCTATTCCTCGTTTGCAAGAAGAAGTTCAGAAAAACCATTTTGATGTTTTATTGCATGTTGGTGATATTGCATATAATATGGACACAGACAATGCTCGAGTTGGCGACGAATTCATGCGGCAGATGGAGCCGATTGCTGCATATGTACCTTATATGACTTGTGTTGGAAACCACGAGTATGCTTATAATTTTTCGAATTACGTTAACAGATTTAGTATGCTCAATCAAGAAAGGGAAATAAACAATTTGTTCTATAGTTTCGACGTGGGGCCAGCTCATATCATAGCATTTTCAACCGAGTTTTATTTCTACGTTAATTACGGCTGGACTCAAATTGTACATCAGTATGAATGGTTAGAAAATGAGCTGAAAAAGGCTAACCTGCCAGAAAATAGAGCTGAAAGACCATGGATAATAACCATGGGACATAGACCTATGTACTGCAGTACAGATGATAGTGATGACTGCACCCACAAAGAAAGCATTATCCGTAAAGGTATTCCTTTATTAGGAGCATTTGGCTTAGAAGACTTGTTCTATAAATATGGAGTCGATTTAGAGTTATGGGCTCATGAACATGTGTATGAAAGAATGTGGCCTGTTTATGACAGAAAGGTTTATAATGGAAGTCTTGATGCTCCTTACACTAATCCTAAAGCACCAGTCCATATTATCACCGGATCTGCAGGATGCCAAGAAAAGCTTGATCCATTTGTTCCAAACCCCCCTCCGTGGAGTGCAGTGCGAATTTCAGATTATGGTTTCACACGAatgaaaatttacaataaaaCCCATTTGTATATGGAACAAGTATCTGATGATCAGAATGGGCGAGTTGTTGATAAAATGCTTCTTATCAAAGAAAAGCATGGACCTGAGGCTTGgttgtaa
- the LOC129223445 gene encoding mpv17-like protein 2, which translates to MATMMNVYLKKVFQKTVLINNHLFKKHLLLTNATFSMAMGIAGDLVQQHYEILTKGEDKWKPVRTFHMSAAGLTTGVLSHYWYIIIDLFIPGSSFRAVVKKVLYDQILFSPVNLTVYFGTVAVLEGSLKQLKEELIEKGTKIYTAEWIIWPPAQFINFYILPLRYRVFFDNFISFGFDIYSPYVKYKCKLKSEINDES; encoded by the coding sequence ATGGCTACAATGATGAATGTGTACctaaaaaaagtattccaaaagACTGTGTTGATTAACAATCATCTTTTCAAGAAGCATCTTTTGCTGACTAATGCAACATTTTCTATGGCAATGGGCATTGCTGGTGATCTTGTGCAACAACATTATGAAATATTGACGAAGGGTGAAGACAAATGGAAACCTGTGAGAACTTTTCATATGTCAGCTGCTGGGCTTACAACTGGAGTGCTTTCTCATTACTGGTACATCATTATTGACCTATTTATACCTGGATCATCATTTAGAGCAGttgtaaaaaaagtattgtatgatcaaattttattttctccagTGAATTTAACAGTATATTTTGGTACGGTAGCTGTTCTTGAAGGCTCTTTGAAACAGTTAAAAGAAGAATTAATTGAAAAAGGTACCAAAATTTACACTGCAGAGTGGATAATTTGGCCACCAGCacagtttataaatttttatatcttaCCGTTAAGATATAGagtattttttgataattttatttcatttggattTGATATTTATTCTCCATACGTTAagtataaatgtaaattaaaatctgaaataaaTGATGAAAGTTAA